From a single Arachis hypogaea cultivar Tifrunner chromosome 3, arahy.Tifrunner.gnm2.J5K5, whole genome shotgun sequence genomic region:
- the LOC112791392 gene encoding protein FAR1-RELATED SEQUENCE 5 isoform X2 → MSLSKSAMDVDSEPLSSQDNVEDPMMTSVEENVNCTCDCGGSSSKCVTVTADDIINQTFETSDAAYNLYVRYARCLGFGVRKGDTARGKDGTQRRRRFFCSKEGKRAEKYISSLSRKREHRALTRTSCEAMLAVYLDTKTSTWRVKKLVEKHNHDLVPQCLVHLIPNHRGLTEPQKAQANTMHDHGLPTSKIMGLMVGQAGGYANVGFTKKDLDNHFQRARRAMLIGGDSNATISYLLGKADVDPMAMTRYSATDEGRLANLFWADGICRSDYQCFGDVIAFDTTYRKNKYRRPLVIFSGCNHHRQTCIFGFALVEDERTATYTWLLQNFLEVMLNKSPSVVVTDGDEAMKAAIREIFPDATHRLSGWHIQKNVTANIKNKNFSNDFRRCLYAPWHPEEFEEYWENMIKKYGLEENEWVLSEYEKRKSWASAYLRDKFCAGFRTTSRCEAINNFIKRFIGIRQSLLELVQNLEHALRDYRNNELVSQFKTLYGEPVLTTGLEALELSAANFYTREILGDVKKEIQGVVALDVINEENISTTVVLKVKECDRRQHTYNVLYDRNTEHMECECSRWSSEGIPCRHMFCAMKRVGLQKLPDSLLLRRWSKDAKKYLDESSAGGTMQDREREFLMRYGALSVAATWMVFLGAQDGPSFHDTMNEVYRWTQTLEQKSDLKRQTTDSTTPNFVGDPSVVKTKGAPKGKKERGKRRCTKCNSAGHVKNKCPVRNDDDDLGDKTGNGAQASFGTKELPKDPMAFQETLAVPNTEVNVPVQQESGLGDSGLINGHENPIPPYGSHQWLLQVVQQGHYSKFNGMQ, encoded by the exons ATGTCGTTGTCGAAG AGTGCAATGGATGTTGACTCGGAACCACTCAGTTCACAAGACAACGTCGAAGATCCCATGATGACTAGTGTGGAAGAAAATGTTAACTGCACTTGTGATTGTGGTGGCAGCAGTAGTAAGTGTGTGACTGTGACGGCCGATGATATTATAAACCAGACTTTTGAAACATCAGATGCAGCTTATAACTTGTATGTACGTTATGCGAGGTGTCTCGGGTTTGGAGTTCGCAAGGGTGATACAGCACGTGGAAAAGATGGAACACAGCGCAGAAGGAGGTTTTTTTGCAGCAAGGAAGGAAAGAGAGCCGAGAAATACATATCTAGTTTGAGTAGGAAGCGGGAGCATAGAGCGCTGACTCGCACTAGTTGTGAAGCCATGCTTGCGGTGTATCTTGACACTAAAACTTCGACTTGGAGGGTTAAAAAATTAGTTGAGAAGCACAACCACGATCTTGTCCCACAATGCTTGGTACACCTAATTCCAAACCACCGAGGGTTGACTGAGCCACAAAAAGCTCAGGCGAATACCATGCATGATCATGGTCTTCCAACCTCTAAAATAATGGGACTAATGGTAGGCCAAGCCGGTGGTTATGCCAATGTCGGGTTCACAAAGAAGGACCTAGATAATCACTTTCAAAGAGCTCGTCGTGCAATgctcattggtggggattccaatGCGACGATTAGCTATCTACTTGGGAAAGCAGATGTCGACCCGATGGCCATGACAAGGTACAGTGCTACTGATGAAGGTCGGCTGGCAAATTTATTTTGGGCAGATGGCATTTGTAGGTCCGATTATCAGTGCTTTGGAGATGTGATTGCATTCGATACAACCTACCGGAAGAATAAGTACAGAAGGCCCTTGGTAATCTTCTCAGGTTGTAACCATCATCGCCAAACATGTATATTTGGTTTTGCCTTGGTAGAGGACGAACGGACTGCAACATATACGTGGTTGTTGCAAAACTTTCTAGAAGTCATGCTGAACAAGTCTCCTAGTGTTGTGGTCACAGACGGTGATGAAGCAATGAAGGCAGCAATTCGAGAAATCTTCCCAGATGCAACTCACCGATTATCTGGTTGGCACATTCAGAAGAATGTAACGGcaaacataaaaaacaaaaatttttccaACGACTTCAGAAGATGTTTGTATGCTCCATGGCATCcggaagaatttgaagaatattgggagaatatgataaaaaaatatgggTTGGAGGAAAATGAATGGGTTCTGAGTGAATATGAGAAGAGGAAAAGTTGGGCAAGCGCTTACTTGAGGGATAAATTCTGTGCTGGATTTAGAACAACATCAAGGTGTGAGGCGATAAACAACTTCATTAAGAGGTTTATTGGCATTCGCCAAAGTCTTCTAGAGTTGGTCCAAAATCTTGAACATGCTCTTAGGGACTATAGAAACAATGAATTAGTTTCTCAATTTAAGACGCTGTATGGGGAGCCCGTTCTAACTACTGGGCTAGAAGCGTTGGAGCTTTCTGCTGCCAATTTTTACACTAGGGAGATTCTTGGAGATGTAAAAAAGGAGATTCAAGGAGTAGTCGCATTAGATGTAATAAATGAGGAAAACATATCAACCACTGTTGTGTTAAAAGTTAAGGAGTGTGACAGGAGACAACATACTTATAACGTACTTTACGATCGCAATACTGAGCATATGGAGTGTGAATGTAGTCGGTGGAGTAGTGAAGGCATTCCTTGCAGGCACATGTTTTGTGCAATGAAAAGGGTAGGTTTACAGAAGTTGCCAGATAGTCTTCTTTTGAGAAGATGGTCGAAGGATGCCAAGAAGTATCTGGATGAAAGTTCTGCTGGAGGCACTATGCAAGACagagaaagagaatttttgaTGCGCTATGGCGCATTGTCAGTGGCAGCTACGTGGATGGTATTCTTAGGAGCTCAAGATGGTCCTTCTTTCCATGACACTATGAATGAAGTATATCGTTGGACCCAAACACTAGAACAAAAATCTGACTTGAAAAGACAAACAACAGATTCTACCACGCCAAACTTTGTTGGTGACCCTTCGGTGGTCAAGACAAAAGGAGCACCCAAGGGGAAAAAGGAGAGGGGTAAACGGAGGTGCACTAAATGCAACAGTGCTGGTCATGTAAAGAATAAATGTCCTGTGAGGAATGATGATGACGATTTGGGGGATAAGACTGGTAATGGCGCGCAAGCTAGCTTTGGTACCAAGGAG CTTCCCAAGGACCCTATGGCTTTTCAAGAGACATTAGCAGTGCCAAATACAGAAGTAAATGTACCTGTGCAGCAAGAGTCTGGGCTAGGTGATTCAGGATTGATTAATGGCCATGAGAATCCCATCCCACCGTATGGAAGTCATCAGTGGCTATTACAG GTTGTACAACAAGGACATTATTCGAAGTTCAATGGGATGCAGTAG
- the LOC112791392 gene encoding protein FAR1-RELATED SEQUENCE 5 isoform X1, with amino-acid sequence MSLSKSAMDVDSEPLSSQDNVEDPMMTSVEENVNCTCDCGGSSSKCVTVTADDIINQTFETSDAAYNLYVRYARCLGFGVRKGDTARGKDGTQRRRRFFCSKEGKRAEKYISSLSRKREHRALTRTSCEAMLAVYLDTKTSTWRVKKLVEKHNHDLVPQCLVHLIPNHRGLTEPQKAQANTMHDHGLPTSKIMGLMVGQAGGYANVGFTKKDLDNHFQRARRAMLIGGDSNATISYLLGKADVDPMAMTRYSATDEGRLANLFWADGICRSDYQCFGDVIAFDTTYRKNKYRRPLVIFSGCNHHRQTCIFGFALVEDERTATYTWLLQNFLEVMLNKSPSVVVTDGDEAMKAAIREIFPDATHRLSGWHIQKNVTANIKNKNFSNDFRRCLYAPWHPEEFEEYWENMIKKYGLEENEWVLSEYEKRKSWASAYLRDKFCAGFRTTSRCEAINNFIKRFIGIRQSLLELVQNLEHALRDYRNNELVSQFKTLYGEPVLTTGLEALELSAANFYTREILGDVKKEIQGVVALDVINEENISTTVVLKVKECDRRQHTYNVLYDRNTEHMECECSRWSSEGIPCRHMFCAMKRVGLQKLPDSLLLRRWSKDAKKYLDESSAGGTMQDREREFLMRYGALSVAATWMVFLGAQDGPSFHDTMNEVYRWTQTLEQKSDLKRQTTDSTTPNFVGDPSVVKTKGAPKGKKERGKRRCTKCNSAGHVKNKCPVRNDDDDLGDKTGNGAQASFGTKEKLPKDPMAFQETLAVPNTEVNVPVQQESGLGDSGLINGHENPIPPYGSHQWLLQVVQQGHYSKFNGMQ; translated from the exons ATGTCGTTGTCGAAG AGTGCAATGGATGTTGACTCGGAACCACTCAGTTCACAAGACAACGTCGAAGATCCCATGATGACTAGTGTGGAAGAAAATGTTAACTGCACTTGTGATTGTGGTGGCAGCAGTAGTAAGTGTGTGACTGTGACGGCCGATGATATTATAAACCAGACTTTTGAAACATCAGATGCAGCTTATAACTTGTATGTACGTTATGCGAGGTGTCTCGGGTTTGGAGTTCGCAAGGGTGATACAGCACGTGGAAAAGATGGAACACAGCGCAGAAGGAGGTTTTTTTGCAGCAAGGAAGGAAAGAGAGCCGAGAAATACATATCTAGTTTGAGTAGGAAGCGGGAGCATAGAGCGCTGACTCGCACTAGTTGTGAAGCCATGCTTGCGGTGTATCTTGACACTAAAACTTCGACTTGGAGGGTTAAAAAATTAGTTGAGAAGCACAACCACGATCTTGTCCCACAATGCTTGGTACACCTAATTCCAAACCACCGAGGGTTGACTGAGCCACAAAAAGCTCAGGCGAATACCATGCATGATCATGGTCTTCCAACCTCTAAAATAATGGGACTAATGGTAGGCCAAGCCGGTGGTTATGCCAATGTCGGGTTCACAAAGAAGGACCTAGATAATCACTTTCAAAGAGCTCGTCGTGCAATgctcattggtggggattccaatGCGACGATTAGCTATCTACTTGGGAAAGCAGATGTCGACCCGATGGCCATGACAAGGTACAGTGCTACTGATGAAGGTCGGCTGGCAAATTTATTTTGGGCAGATGGCATTTGTAGGTCCGATTATCAGTGCTTTGGAGATGTGATTGCATTCGATACAACCTACCGGAAGAATAAGTACAGAAGGCCCTTGGTAATCTTCTCAGGTTGTAACCATCATCGCCAAACATGTATATTTGGTTTTGCCTTGGTAGAGGACGAACGGACTGCAACATATACGTGGTTGTTGCAAAACTTTCTAGAAGTCATGCTGAACAAGTCTCCTAGTGTTGTGGTCACAGACGGTGATGAAGCAATGAAGGCAGCAATTCGAGAAATCTTCCCAGATGCAACTCACCGATTATCTGGTTGGCACATTCAGAAGAATGTAACGGcaaacataaaaaacaaaaatttttccaACGACTTCAGAAGATGTTTGTATGCTCCATGGCATCcggaagaatttgaagaatattgggagaatatgataaaaaaatatgggTTGGAGGAAAATGAATGGGTTCTGAGTGAATATGAGAAGAGGAAAAGTTGGGCAAGCGCTTACTTGAGGGATAAATTCTGTGCTGGATTTAGAACAACATCAAGGTGTGAGGCGATAAACAACTTCATTAAGAGGTTTATTGGCATTCGCCAAAGTCTTCTAGAGTTGGTCCAAAATCTTGAACATGCTCTTAGGGACTATAGAAACAATGAATTAGTTTCTCAATTTAAGACGCTGTATGGGGAGCCCGTTCTAACTACTGGGCTAGAAGCGTTGGAGCTTTCTGCTGCCAATTTTTACACTAGGGAGATTCTTGGAGATGTAAAAAAGGAGATTCAAGGAGTAGTCGCATTAGATGTAATAAATGAGGAAAACATATCAACCACTGTTGTGTTAAAAGTTAAGGAGTGTGACAGGAGACAACATACTTATAACGTACTTTACGATCGCAATACTGAGCATATGGAGTGTGAATGTAGTCGGTGGAGTAGTGAAGGCATTCCTTGCAGGCACATGTTTTGTGCAATGAAAAGGGTAGGTTTACAGAAGTTGCCAGATAGTCTTCTTTTGAGAAGATGGTCGAAGGATGCCAAGAAGTATCTGGATGAAAGTTCTGCTGGAGGCACTATGCAAGACagagaaagagaatttttgaTGCGCTATGGCGCATTGTCAGTGGCAGCTACGTGGATGGTATTCTTAGGAGCTCAAGATGGTCCTTCTTTCCATGACACTATGAATGAAGTATATCGTTGGACCCAAACACTAGAACAAAAATCTGACTTGAAAAGACAAACAACAGATTCTACCACGCCAAACTTTGTTGGTGACCCTTCGGTGGTCAAGACAAAAGGAGCACCCAAGGGGAAAAAGGAGAGGGGTAAACGGAGGTGCACTAAATGCAACAGTGCTGGTCATGTAAAGAATAAATGTCCTGTGAGGAATGATGATGACGATTTGGGGGATAAGACTGGTAATGGCGCGCAAGCTAGCTTTGGTACCAAGGAG AAGCTTCCCAAGGACCCTATGGCTTTTCAAGAGACATTAGCAGTGCCAAATACAGAAGTAAATGTACCTGTGCAGCAAGAGTCTGGGCTAGGTGATTCAGGATTGATTAATGGCCATGAGAATCCCATCCCACCGTATGGAAGTCATCAGTGGCTATTACAG GTTGTACAACAAGGACATTATTCGAAGTTCAATGGGATGCAGTAG